Proteins encoded by one window of Bdellovibrionota bacterium:
- a CDS encoding glutamate--cysteine ligase, whose translation MPLLFTSSEQMTIGVEMELQLIDRKTHDLTATAMEVFELLGSEGPRIKPELFQAMIELNTGICRTIDDVRRDLTDTLARLRQVTSKLGVEFASSGSHPFAKHRERILYPAERYQALIDRNRWIAQRLMIFGLHVHVGMRDGDHAIAMMNAISHYYPHLLALSASSPFWQGSDTGLASSRITIFEALPTAGHPCLFTDWEGFEAFYDAMVRSRAIKNVKDIWWDIRPHPDFGTLEIRVCDALPTLSETLALVSLTHCLLTWLDGEYREGKKFAPPPDWILRENKWRASRWGIEAEIVVDAAGRTRPLHEDIPHLLHILEPIASGNGCKHELFYIEEMLRVGLSYQRQRKVFKQSSSFEEVVSSLIDEFATDKLAIL comes from the coding sequence ATGCCTCTTTTATTCACATCGTCGGAACAAATGACCATTGGAGTCGAGATGGAATTGCAGCTGATCGATCGTAAGACGCACGATCTTACGGCCACAGCAATGGAGGTGTTCGAGCTTCTCGGCTCCGAGGGACCTCGTATCAAGCCGGAACTATTTCAGGCCATGATTGAGCTCAACACGGGGATTTGCCGAACGATCGATGATGTGCGCCGGGACTTGACGGACACGCTCGCCCGGTTGCGACAGGTGACTTCAAAGTTGGGGGTCGAATTTGCGTCGTCCGGTTCCCACCCGTTCGCAAAGCATCGGGAGCGAATTCTGTATCCGGCGGAGCGTTATCAGGCGCTCATCGACCGGAACCGCTGGATCGCTCAGCGCCTGATGATTTTCGGGCTTCATGTGCATGTGGGAATGCGTGACGGAGATCATGCGATCGCCATGATGAATGCGATTTCCCATTATTATCCGCATCTGCTCGCGTTGTCGGCGAGTTCGCCGTTTTGGCAGGGTTCGGATACGGGGCTGGCTTCGTCCCGGATCACGATCTTCGAAGCGCTGCCCACCGCGGGGCATCCCTGTCTCTTTACGGATTGGGAAGGCTTCGAGGCCTTTTATGATGCAATGGTTCGATCCAGGGCGATCAAGAACGTCAAAGACATCTGGTGGGATATCCGGCCGCACCCCGATTTTGGAACCCTTGAGATCCGGGTTTGCGATGCACTTCCCACGCTGTCGGAAACCCTTGCCTTGGTGTCGCTGACCCATTGTCTTCTGACCTGGCTGGATGGGGAGTATCGAGAGGGCAAAAAATTCGCGCCGCCGCCGGATTGGATTCTCAGGGAGAATAAGTGGAGAGCCTCCCGCTGGGGTATCGAGGCCGAGATCGTTGTCGACGCGGCCGGGCGGACCCGTCCGCTCCATGAAGACATTCCCCACCTCCTTCATATCCTTGAACCGATCGCCTCCGGCAACGGTTGTAAGCACGAGCTTTTTTATATTGAAGAGATGCTCCGGGTGGGATTGAGTTATCAAAGACAGCGCAAAGTATTTAAGCAAAGTTCATCGTTCGAGGAAGTTGTTTCGTCCCTGATTGACGAATTTGCAACCGATAAACTCGCTATCCTTTGA
- a CDS encoding IS630 family transposase: MRKNDARKLDHKTLEQIRIRAVEQVQAGESPEVVIRSLGFNRDCIYDWLARYRVGGWGALKAKPLYGRPKKMTGKQIRWIYDTITMKNALQLKCPYALWTRGMIRQLIAKRFRINLSLVSVGRLLAQLGLTCQKPLFRAYQQNRSLVEQWLKKEFPRIKAQAKRLKATIYFEDEAGVRSDVHSGKTWAVRGQTPIVRVTGARFGMNLISAVSPRGEMKFMVIHGTMAAKQFCEFLRRLIHNARRPIFLIVDGHPTHRAKKVSTFVKSTHGKLRLFFLPPYSPELNPDEFVWNDLKNNGVGRSAIVGPDQMKVTVMSHMRSLQKNSEKIRSFFQAPETKYAA, encoded by the coding sequence ATGCGAAAGAATGATGCCCGGAAGTTGGATCACAAGACGTTGGAACAGATTCGGATACGAGCCGTGGAACAGGTTCAGGCAGGAGAGAGTCCGGAAGTTGTGATTCGATCGCTTGGATTTAACCGAGATTGCATCTACGACTGGTTGGCAAGATACCGAGTGGGCGGATGGGGCGCGTTGAAAGCGAAACCCCTTTACGGACGGCCCAAGAAAATGACGGGGAAGCAAATCCGGTGGATCTACGACACGATCACGATGAAAAATGCCCTGCAACTCAAATGTCCGTATGCGTTATGGACACGAGGAATGATCCGGCAGTTGATTGCCAAACGGTTTAGAATCAACTTGAGCTTGGTATCGGTGGGTCGGCTCTTGGCCCAGCTGGGACTCACCTGTCAGAAACCGTTATTTCGCGCCTATCAACAAAATCGATCGTTGGTCGAGCAGTGGTTGAAGAAGGAATTTCCACGAATCAAGGCCCAAGCGAAGCGGCTGAAGGCCACGATCTACTTTGAGGATGAGGCGGGAGTGCGTTCGGACGTTCATTCGGGAAAAACCTGGGCCGTACGGGGTCAAACCCCCATTGTTCGGGTGACCGGGGCTCGATTTGGAATGAACCTCATCTCGGCCGTCAGTCCCCGCGGAGAAATGAAGTTTATGGTCATCCACGGAACGATGGCGGCAAAACAATTCTGTGAATTTCTTCGGCGCCTGATCCACAACGCGCGACGACCGATCTTTTTGATTGTGGATGGACATCCCACTCACCGAGCGAAAAAGGTCAGCACATTCGTCAAATCCACCCACGGGAAACTCCGGTTGTTCTTTCTTCCACCGTACTCTCCCGAATTGAATCCGGATGAGTTTGTTTGGAATGACCTCAAAAATAACGGCGTAGGGCGGTCGGCCATCGTCGGACCGGACCAGATGAAAGTTACGGTGATGTCACACATGCGCTCTTTGCAGAAGAATTCGGAAAAAATTCGTTCGTTCTTTCAAGCCCCGGAAACCAAGTACGCAGCCTGA
- a CDS encoding IS110 family transposase: MEQVSAMGIDLAKNIFELHGRDIHGRVVFQKRVRRAELREVVAKVKPQMIVVEACGGSNYWAREFQKLGCEVRLISPQFVKPYVKTNKNDRADAEAICEAATRPGMHFVPIKSVEQQDIQNLHRVRQRLVQSRTALSNQIRGLLAEYGVVIPQGSERFSQRLSELLQGESAEMSFRCRKIIEKLSEELRAVKNRIVEMEFELNDIFKTSETCRRLERVPGVGTLTATAILAAVGDPKVFRNGRQLSAWLGLVPRQHSSGGKDRLLGISKRGDKYLRTLLVHGARAVLRHHKTRRDHLGEWLGRLETRRGIHKACVALANKNARVLWALMATGKEYRLKAA, from the coding sequence ATGGAACAAGTTAGCGCAATGGGAATTGATTTGGCAAAGAACATTTTTGAGCTTCATGGAAGAGATATTCACGGGAGAGTCGTTTTTCAAAAGCGCGTTCGTAGAGCAGAACTGCGAGAGGTTGTCGCCAAGGTAAAGCCGCAGATGATAGTTGTGGAAGCTTGTGGAGGATCGAACTATTGGGCACGTGAATTTCAGAAACTGGGATGCGAGGTGCGGTTGATCTCTCCGCAGTTCGTAAAGCCCTACGTCAAGACAAACAAGAACGATCGAGCTGATGCGGAAGCGATCTGTGAGGCGGCGACACGACCGGGGATGCATTTTGTGCCGATCAAGAGTGTGGAACAACAGGACATCCAAAATCTTCATCGGGTTCGGCAACGGCTGGTTCAGAGCCGGACGGCACTGAGCAACCAAATTCGAGGATTGCTGGCAGAGTATGGCGTGGTGATTCCTCAAGGATCGGAGCGTTTCTCCCAACGACTTTCTGAGTTGTTACAAGGAGAGAGCGCCGAGATGAGTTTTCGCTGTCGAAAGATCATCGAGAAATTATCTGAGGAACTCCGTGCGGTGAAGAATCGGATCGTAGAGATGGAGTTTGAATTGAACGACATTTTCAAGACGAGTGAAACCTGTCGGCGACTGGAGCGAGTCCCAGGGGTTGGAACACTAACCGCCACCGCGATCCTGGCAGCCGTGGGAGATCCAAAAGTATTTCGCAATGGTCGGCAATTGTCCGCCTGGCTGGGTTTGGTTCCTCGGCAGCATTCCAGTGGTGGAAAAGATCGGTTGTTAGGAATCAGCAAGCGAGGCGATAAATATTTGCGAACCTTGTTAGTCCATGGTGCACGTGCTGTACTTCGACATCACAAAACCCGAAGAGATCACTTGGGCGAATGGTTGGGGCGATTGGAAACAAGACGCGGAATCCACAAAGCATGTGTGGCGCTTGCCAATAAAAATGCACGGGTCCTTTGGGCGTTGATGGCAACAGGCAAAGAATATCGCTTGAAGGCAGCATAA
- a CDS encoding nucleotidyl transferase AbiEii/AbiGii toxin family protein, whose amino-acid sequence MKKTGKETTQNLPEWERLLSAQLVFQARFPEVVLVGGTAAALHVGHRISVDADHVLADLKNRFAEILRKLEREAGWRTKRLEPPVMILGHFKGVRTGVRQLVRSAPLETTTVRGLRVPTVEEMIRIKAYLILRRNTTRDFVDFVALFDHIGVKQAQNALASLDRLYPQKEGNSVTQQLAIQLSEPKPWDLSQTDLRAYKGLKEPYTDWQEVKRRAFVAGQKIILKGLSGLTFK is encoded by the coding sequence GTGAAGAAAACAGGGAAAGAGACTACGCAAAATCTGCCGGAGTGGGAGAGGCTCCTTTCTGCGCAATTGGTCTTTCAAGCTCGTTTCCCCGAGGTGGTCCTGGTGGGAGGAACCGCCGCCGCCCTTCACGTGGGGCATCGTATCTCGGTGGATGCGGATCATGTTCTTGCCGATCTCAAAAATAGGTTCGCGGAAATTCTGAGGAAATTGGAGCGCGAGGCGGGCTGGCGAACCAAGAGATTGGAACCGCCCGTCATGATTCTCGGCCATTTCAAGGGCGTTCGCACAGGAGTGCGGCAACTTGTACGCTCGGCACCGCTCGAAACAACAACCGTTAGAGGTTTAAGAGTACCGACGGTTGAGGAAATGATCCGGATCAAGGCGTACCTGATCCTCCGGCGAAATACGACGCGTGATTTTGTCGATTTTGTGGCGCTGTTCGATCATATCGGAGTCAAACAAGCACAGAACGCGCTCGCCTCTCTCGATCGGCTCTATCCTCAGAAGGAAGGGAATTCAGTCACCCAGCAACTCGCCATCCAGTTGTCCGAACCAAAACCGTGGGACCTGTCTCAAACTGATCTACGTGCATACAAAGGACTGAAGGAACCGTACACGGATTGGCAGGAAGTCAAACGCCGTGCCTTCGTCGCCGGTCAGAAGATTATATTGAAAGGACTCTCGGGCCTTACATTCAAGTGA